In a single window of the Petrotoga mexicana DSM 14811 genome:
- a CDS encoding L-lactate dehydrogenase, with amino-acid sequence MKISIIGTGRVGSSTAFALINAAVADEIVLYDLNKEMAEGEALDLLHATTFHKRMTIRAGEYSDIEGSDIVIITAGAAQKPGETRLDLTIKNAKIIKGISENIKKYAPNALIINITNPVDVMSYVVWKVTGFESKRVIGTGTILDTARLRALIGKNCGVSPMSVHAYIIGEHGDSELAAWSSAMIGGVPIKGFCRNCPYKDNCNKDLSKIFEDVKNSAYNIISKKGATNYGIASATTALVESIIKNEGRVYTPSVLLDDMYIGYPAVINKDGVERTIDITLNDEETEKFESSKNIIKEYLESIKNLL; translated from the coding sequence TTGAAAATAAGCATAATAGGAACGGGAAGAGTGGGTTCAAGTACCGCTTTTGCTTTAATAAACGCAGCGGTTGCTGACGAGATCGTTCTTTACGACCTCAACAAAGAAATGGCTGAAGGTGAAGCATTGGATTTATTACATGCTACAACTTTTCACAAAAGAATGACCATAAGGGCTGGGGAGTATAGCGATATAGAAGGAAGCGATATAGTAATTATTACAGCAGGAGCCGCACAAAAGCCTGGCGAAACAAGGTTAGATTTGACCATAAAAAATGCTAAAATAATAAAAGGCATTTCAGAGAACATAAAAAAATATGCTCCAAATGCGTTGATAATAAATATTACTAACCCTGTTGATGTTATGAGCTATGTGGTATGGAAAGTAACTGGTTTTGAATCTAAGAGGGTAATTGGAACTGGAACTATATTGGACACTGCAAGGCTGAGAGCCTTAATAGGTAAAAATTGTGGGGTTTCTCCAATGAGTGTTCACGCCTACATAATAGGGGAACATGGTGACTCAGAGTTAGCGGCTTGGAGTTCGGCAATGATTGGAGGTGTTCCAATTAAAGGTTTTTGCCGTAATTGCCCGTACAAAGATAACTGTAATAAAGATCTGAGTAAGATTTTTGAAGATGTAAAAAATTCTGCTTACAATATAATAAGCAAAAAAGGTGCAACCAATTATGGAATAGCTTCAGCAACAACTGCACTGGTAGAATCGATAATTAAGAATGAAGGTAGGGTATATACCCCTTCCGTGTTGTTGGATGATATGTACATAGGGTATCCAGCGGTTATAAACAAGGACGGAGTGGAACGAACTATCGATATAACTTTGAATGATGAGGAAACAGAAAAGTTTGAAAGTTCAAAAAATATAATCAAAGAGTATCTTGAATCAATCAAAAACTTGCTTTAA
- a CDS encoding RsiV family protein: MKKSLSIFLLLILFSMTLYSIEYVTLSSELTENLSGRVSIPFFYGTKDAPSAFLLNSYLAKDVEDFLSEYLDESYSFRNSTEDSKGPYVEVIIESEVGFVSDSFVSFYADYFSFVYLQAHPMTTRETYNYDLTLSKFLNLYDFLDLYSDDTGESFQIIKETIIEEINSDPKIYFNVDETLDTIGYDRDYYITNEDLVIIYQLYEIAPYSSGIREFKIPLKELGIEIQ; this comes from the coding sequence ATGAAAAAGTCTTTAAGTATATTTTTGTTGCTTATACTGTTTTCTATGACTCTCTATTCAATCGAATATGTAACCCTATCGTCAGAATTAACGGAAAACTTAAGTGGAAGGGTAAGTATTCCATTTTTTTACGGTACAAAGGATGCACCAAGTGCCTTTCTTTTAAATAGTTACTTAGCAAAAGATGTTGAAGATTTCTTAAGTGAATATCTCGATGAGTCTTATAGCTTTAGAAATAGTACAGAGGATTCTAAAGGACCTTACGTTGAAGTGATAATAGAATCAGAAGTTGGATTTGTTTCAGATAGTTTTGTGAGCTTTTATGCGGACTATTTTTCTTTTGTTTATCTACAAGCTCATCCAATGACTACGAGAGAAACGTACAATTATGATCTAACTCTCAGTAAATTCCTCAATCTATACGATTTCTTAGATTTATATAGTGACGACACAGGTGAATCTTTTCAAATAATCAAAGAAACCATAATCGAAGAAATAAATTCAGACCCTAAAATTTATTTTAATGTTGATGAAACTCTAGACACGATAGGGTATGATAGAGATTATTATATTACAAATGAAGATCTGGTAATAATCTACCAGCTTTATGAAATTGCCCCATATTCATCTGGTATAAGAGAGTTCAAAATACCCCTTAAAGAATTAGGCATAGAAATTCAATAG
- a CDS encoding NAD-dependent epimerase/dehydratase family protein, whose protein sequence is MAKKKKVFLTGATGVMGSCGLKELLKEPEKFDVVILVRPLVKDKEMLKQYVGLGNLKIVWGDLTNYEDVKVCVQSSDIVLHVGALVSPEADYYPKQTMKVNYGSTVNIIRAIKESPNRNKIKLVYIGTVAEYGDRMPPIHWISRGDPIKPSIHDYYAVSKVAAERAVIESGLKYWVSLRQTGIFSSHMVEIKDGIIFHNPLNNVLEYVSDQDSGVLLKNVCEDLPEDFWGHIYNIGGGERCRLSTYQMFKKMFEMMGITKLEYVIDANWFAIRNFHGGYFLDSDKLEEYMNFRSQGSEYFFDLYRGENARAIKVAKIITKIPGDQKLVVKITRKKFEKIARTDHGPLNWVENNKLEYIEPFFISKEHREAISPSMKVFKPYTDYDRVVHIDPGYDETKPENSLDITDIKKAARFRGGECLSQHMTKGDMQTKLLFKCAFGHVFEASPKLVLEGGHWCPQCERESWNYHELAKRSEFFAQVWYPLHSKDEPSRMYPKIVNELGCE, encoded by the coding sequence ATGGCAAAAAAGAAAAAAGTATTTCTTACAGGTGCTACAGGGGTGATGGGTTCTTGTGGGTTAAAAGAGTTGTTGAAAGAACCGGAAAAATTTGATGTAGTTATTTTGGTAAGACCATTAGTAAAGGATAAAGAAATGCTCAAGCAGTATGTAGGATTGGGAAATTTGAAGATTGTTTGGGGTGATTTGACTAATTATGAGGATGTAAAAGTATGTGTTCAAAGTTCGGACATAGTTTTACATGTAGGAGCTTTGGTATCTCCCGAGGCTGACTATTATCCTAAACAAACAATGAAGGTTAACTATGGTTCGACGGTTAATATCATTCGTGCAATAAAAGAAAGTCCTAATAGAAATAAGATAAAGTTAGTATATATCGGAACCGTTGCCGAATACGGTGATAGAATGCCTCCTATTCACTGGATCAGTAGGGGCGATCCCATAAAGCCTAGTATTCATGATTATTATGCTGTTTCAAAAGTGGCAGCGGAAAGAGCCGTGATCGAATCCGGATTGAAGTATTGGGTATCTTTGAGGCAAACAGGAATTTTCTCATCCCATATGGTCGAAATTAAGGATGGTATCATATTTCATAATCCCTTAAATAATGTGCTAGAATATGTTAGTGATCAGGACTCTGGTGTTCTTCTTAAAAATGTTTGTGAGGATTTACCAGAAGATTTTTGGGGACATATTTATAATATAGGTGGTGGTGAGCGTTGTAGGCTCAGTACTTACCAGATGTTTAAAAAAATGTTTGAGATGATGGGTATAACTAAACTTGAATACGTGATTGATGCTAATTGGTTTGCAATCCGAAATTTTCATGGTGGTTATTTTCTCGATTCTGATAAGTTGGAGGAATACATGAATTTCAGGAGCCAAGGTTCAGAATACTTTTTTGATCTTTATCGAGGGGAAAACGCAAGAGCCATAAAAGTCGCAAAAATCATCACGAAAATTCCAGGTGATCAGAAACTTGTAGTTAAAATCACAAGAAAGAAGTTTGAGAAAATAGCGAGAACAGACCATGGTCCGTTGAATTGGGTGGAAAACAATAAACTCGAGTATATTGAGCCGTTTTTCATTTCAAAGGAGCATAGAGAGGCAATATCTCCAAGCATGAAAGTCTTTAAACCTTATACAGATTATGATAGAGTGGTACACATAGACCCTGGCTATGATGAAACAAAACCCGAAAACAGTCTGGATATCACAGATATAAAAAAGGCAGCTCGGTTTCGAGGCGGTGAATGTTTGTCTCAGCATATGACTAAAGGAGACATGCAAACAAAGCTTTTATTTAAATGTGCTTTTGGTCATGTATTTGAGGCAAGTCCAAAGCTTGTCTTGGAAGGAGGGCATTGGTGTCCTCAGTGTGAGCGAGAAAGCTGGAACTATCACGAACTCGCCAAGAGAAGTGAGTTTTTTGCTCAAGTATGGTATCCACTGCACAGCAAGGATGAACCAAGTAGAATGTATCCGAAGATTGTGAATGAACTTGGTTGTGAGTGA
- a CDS encoding nitroreductase family protein, whose product MDVIEIIKQRRSIRKFKQDPIDDEILKELVDCAKLAPCASNKQPLEFIVVKDKEICDKVFENLGWASYISPKGTPKEGEKPTAYIFILVNKHRATKWIGHDIGAAFENILLAAWSKGIGGCPIVTINRENVRKILNVPDGYEIDTVIPLGYKGHESFAEDNDETVKYYIDENSNFHVPKRPLEKVIHFDKF is encoded by the coding sequence ATGGATGTAATAGAAATAATCAAACAAAGAAGAAGCATCAGAAAGTTCAAGCAAGATCCCATCGATGATGAAATATTGAAAGAGTTAGTAGATTGTGCAAAGTTAGCCCCTTGCGCTTCAAATAAACAACCATTAGAGTTTATAGTTGTAAAAGATAAAGAAATTTGCGATAAAGTCTTTGAAAATTTAGGTTGGGCTAGCTACATATCCCCAAAAGGGACTCCTAAAGAAGGAGAAAAGCCAACCGCATACATTTTTATTTTAGTCAACAAACATAGAGCCACGAAATGGATTGGTCACGATATAGGAGCTGCCTTTGAAAATATCTTGTTAGCTGCATGGTCAAAAGGTATAGGTGGATGCCCTATCGTTACCATCAACAGGGAAAATGTAAGAAAAATTCTAAACGTCCCTGATGGCTATGAGATCGATACAGTAATTCCCTTAGGTTATAAAGGGCATGAATCTTTTGCAGAGGATAACGATGAGACGGTTAAATATTATATAGACGAGAACAGCAATTTCCACGTTCCAAAACGGCCTCTTGAAAAGGTTATTCATTTTGATAAATTTTGA
- a CDS encoding bifunctional dihydroorotate dehydrogenase B NAD binding subunit/NADPH-dependent glutamate synthase, producing the protein MFEISEKKKLAQDVYSVWVEAPKIAAHAQPGQFVIVIAEEEGERIPLTIVDKTEDKIRLIFQVVGKSTKKMATFENGDSFAHVVGPLGNPSEIDYYGTVLLIGGGIGVAPILPILKALKEKGNRVISIMGARTGDLLILEDEFSQLSDKLIVTTDDGSKGMKGLVTDGMKKVVSDGEKIDKAWAIGPVIMMKFATKTAQELGFPIIVSLNPIMVDGTGMCGGCRVTVGDSVKFACVDGPEFEGELVEWDELLKRLGQYKVEEKESLEEKKKKRPKKILRNKVPVKKQPPEERKHNFQEVAYGYCLEEAMMEADRCLQCPDSAYNCITGCPVGVDIRGFIRELREGNLAKSAEILKSYNNLPSICGRVCPQENQCEGACTLGKSGAFEPVAIGRLERFVADWERVQRKSEKNDIQVSKNNIKGKVAVVGAGPSGLTVAADLAKMGYYVKIFEALHKPGGVLTYGIPEFRLPKEIVFEEVEYVKSLGVEIETDVVVGKTITIDEMREEFDAIFIGTGAGTPRFLNIPGENLNGVYSSSEFLTRVNLMKAYEFPLVDTPVKVGKHVVVVGAGNVAMDASRSALRLGAETVTVVYRRSEEEMPARKEEYENAVEEGINFMWLTNPIECKGNEKGELTSVVCQKMKLGEADSSGRRRPIPIENSYVEIPADLFIVAIGQESNKVLLNAFPELKLNKWGYIEADPVTGATSVEGVWAGGDIVTGAATVIEAMGAGKRAAKAIDEYISSKVGKF; encoded by the coding sequence TTGTTCGAAATATCCGAGAAAAAGAAGTTAGCTCAAGATGTGTACAGTGTTTGGGTTGAAGCACCAAAGATAGCAGCACATGCACAACCTGGTCAGTTTGTTATAGTTATAGCAGAAGAAGAAGGAGAAAGAATTCCTCTAACTATAGTGGATAAAACTGAAGATAAGATAAGACTCATATTTCAGGTGGTTGGTAAAAGTACGAAGAAAATGGCAACTTTTGAAAATGGAGATTCCTTTGCCCATGTTGTAGGACCTTTGGGTAACCCTTCAGAAATCGATTATTATGGGACGGTATTATTGATTGGTGGAGGTATTGGTGTTGCTCCAATTTTACCTATTTTAAAAGCGTTGAAAGAAAAAGGCAACAGGGTAATATCGATTATGGGAGCAAGAACCGGGGATCTTTTAATTTTAGAAGATGAGTTTTCACAGCTTTCTGATAAGTTGATAGTAACCACAGATGATGGATCAAAAGGTATGAAAGGTTTGGTTACCGATGGCATGAAAAAGGTAGTTTCAGATGGAGAAAAAATAGATAAGGCTTGGGCTATCGGACCAGTTATAATGATGAAATTTGCTACAAAGACCGCTCAAGAACTTGGTTTCCCAATAATAGTGTCTTTGAACCCAATTATGGTAGATGGAACAGGAATGTGTGGTGGTTGTAGGGTAACAGTTGGAGATAGCGTTAAATTTGCCTGTGTGGATGGTCCTGAATTTGAAGGTGAGCTCGTTGAATGGGATGAATTGTTAAAGAGACTGGGGCAGTACAAAGTCGAGGAAAAGGAGTCTTTAGAAGAAAAAAAGAAAAAACGTCCAAAAAAGATTTTGAGGAATAAAGTTCCTGTGAAAAAACAACCTCCCGAAGAGAGAAAGCACAACTTTCAAGAGGTTGCATATGGTTATTGTTTAGAAGAGGCTATGATGGAAGCCGATAGATGCCTACAATGTCCTGATAGTGCATATAATTGTATAACCGGATGTCCTGTTGGTGTGGATATAAGAGGTTTTATAAGAGAGTTGAGAGAAGGTAATCTTGCCAAATCTGCAGAAATACTGAAGAGTTACAACAATTTACCGTCTATTTGTGGAAGGGTTTGTCCGCAGGAGAATCAGTGTGAAGGTGCATGTACCTTAGGTAAATCAGGTGCTTTTGAACCAGTTGCCATAGGTAGATTAGAAAGGTTTGTGGCGGATTGGGAAAGAGTTCAAAGAAAAAGTGAAAAGAATGATATCCAAGTGTCTAAAAACAATATCAAAGGGAAGGTTGCTGTTGTAGGTGCAGGACCTTCGGGACTAACGGTGGCAGCAGATTTGGCAAAGATGGGATATTACGTAAAAATTTTTGAAGCCTTACACAAACCAGGAGGAGTTCTGACTTATGGTATCCCTGAGTTTAGGCTTCCAAAAGAGATAGTTTTTGAAGAAGTCGAATATGTTAAATCATTAGGAGTGGAAATTGAGACGGATGTTGTTGTAGGAAAGACAATTACAATAGATGAAATGAGAGAAGAGTTCGACGCTATATTTATAGGAACAGGTGCGGGAACCCCCAGATTCTTGAATATCCCAGGAGAAAATTTGAATGGGGTTTACTCCTCAAGTGAATTCTTAACAAGGGTGAATTTGATGAAAGCCTATGAGTTCCCTTTGGTTGATACTCCCGTTAAGGTAGGCAAACATGTGGTAGTAGTTGGTGCAGGCAACGTCGCGATGGATGCTTCAAGATCGGCGTTAAGGCTTGGTGCCGAAACCGTAACAGTGGTGTATAGAAGATCGGAGGAAGAGATGCCAGCAAGAAAAGAAGAATATGAAAACGCCGTTGAAGAGGGAATCAATTTTATGTGGCTGACTAATCCAATAGAGTGTAAAGGAAACGAAAAGGGAGAATTGACAAGTGTTGTCTGTCAAAAGATGAAACTGGGAGAAGCCGATTCTTCTGGTAGAAGAAGACCAATCCCCATTGAAAATAGTTATGTTGAAATACCCGCAGATCTTTTTATAGTTGCTATAGGTCAAGAGTCAAACAAGGTATTACTCAACGCATTTCCTGAATTGAAACTGAATAAATGGGGTTATATAGAGGCAGATCCCGTTACCGGTGCTACTTCTGTTGAAGGAGTTTGGGCAGGTGGAGATATAGTTACAGGTGCAGCAACCGTTATCGAGGCAATGGGTGCAGGTAAAAGAGCTGCTAAGGCAATAGATGAATATATTTCATCGAAGGTAGGAAAATTTTGA